Proteins from a genomic interval of Candidatus Bealeia paramacronuclearis:
- the bcp gene encoding thioredoxin-dependent thiol peroxidase, with protein sequence MLEIGNPAPDFILDTDTQGTITLSNLKGKRVVVYFYPKDMTPGCTQEACDFRDHYSQLEDNHTVIIGISKDSLKSHSKFREKENLNFILASDPEGATCEAYGVWVEKSMYGKKYFGIERATFLIDENGFLQKIWRSVKVKGHVDEVLKSIKG encoded by the coding sequence ATGCTTGAGATTGGCAATCCTGCACCAGATTTTATCTTGGACACAGATACCCAAGGCACAATTACATTATCCAACCTAAAAGGAAAAAGAGTTGTTGTCTACTTTTATCCAAAAGATATGACCCCGGGATGTACTCAAGAAGCCTGTGATTTCCGAGATCATTACTCCCAACTTGAGGACAACCATACGGTTATTATTGGAATTTCTAAAGATAGCCTCAAAAGCCATAGCAAATTTAGAGAGAAAGAAAACCTGAATTTTATCTTAGCGTCCGATCCTGAAGGGGCGACTTGTGAAGCTTATGGTGTCTGGGTCGAAAAATCCATGTACGGGAAAAAATACTTTGGAATTGAGCGCGCGACTTTTCTCATTGATGAAAACGGTTTCCTCCAAAAAATATGGCGTTCTGTCAAAGTAAAAGGACACGTTGACGAAGTTTTGAAAAGCATCAAAGGTTGA